The following are encoded in a window of Salinibacter ruber DSM 13855 genomic DNA:
- a CDS encoding cation:proton antiporter, protein MTELTILLGLAAAGYGVSHWTQLPAIPFLLMGGLALNATGAVGDAGFVEDVLFLSVSILLFVAGTDLSLTRVGPFKKTAFVIGVAQFAGLAAAALGIAYGLDYALTDALYLGLALAASSTIVGVRLLQRRQQMFEPYGRTVLGALLLQDVIVVLLLPLLVRLPDGSAAVLGSLGGTIVLLVGVGVVMKGVVPLLLKRELDAETQLLAVLGVLFGFMGAAAWLDVPLFAAAFLAGVSLSGFPFSGIVHSEMQPLYDFFSALFFASLGVAAPQPAPVLFGHAALFAGAVLVLTPLIVAVVGAWAGLVAQSALESGLLLAQTSELSLVVGLQALVAGQIGGEVFSVIVLTTVFTMMLTPLLTSETVVWELVRWHPSRQSDVLSEVPSNHVLVVGGGRSARPLLRLLRESKYEAVVVDEDPTVVDRLRDQGVRCVRGDGSDRAVLLKAGGAQARIVVSLLRNPKAVESLLDYVGDTVPILVRVFEDHEAEWVEARGGTPIRFAHAASDAFMEWFRRAQSARSKQPPSGT, encoded by the coding sequence ATGACGGAGCTTACCATTCTTCTCGGCCTGGCGGCCGCCGGGTACGGGGTGTCGCACTGGACGCAGCTTCCTGCGATCCCGTTCCTGCTCATGGGGGGCCTCGCCCTGAACGCCACAGGGGCCGTGGGCGACGCCGGATTCGTGGAGGACGTTTTGTTTTTGAGCGTGTCCATCCTGCTTTTCGTCGCGGGGACGGACCTCAGCCTCACCCGCGTTGGGCCGTTCAAGAAAACGGCGTTCGTGATCGGCGTCGCGCAGTTCGCAGGCCTCGCCGCGGCGGCACTGGGGATTGCGTACGGGCTCGACTATGCCCTCACCGACGCGCTCTACCTGGGACTAGCCCTGGCGGCCAGCTCTACGATCGTGGGCGTGCGCCTTCTCCAGCGCCGTCAGCAGATGTTTGAGCCCTACGGGCGCACGGTGCTCGGCGCACTGCTCCTGCAGGACGTGATCGTCGTGCTCCTTTTGCCGCTGCTCGTCCGGCTCCCAGACGGATCGGCGGCCGTGCTGGGCAGCCTGGGCGGGACGATCGTTCTCCTCGTGGGGGTCGGGGTCGTGATGAAGGGCGTGGTGCCACTCCTGCTCAAGCGCGAGCTGGACGCCGAGACGCAGCTGCTCGCGGTCCTCGGCGTGCTGTTCGGGTTCATGGGGGCGGCGGCGTGGCTTGACGTGCCCCTCTTCGCCGCCGCCTTCCTCGCGGGCGTCTCGCTTTCAGGGTTCCCCTTCAGTGGCATCGTGCACAGCGAGATGCAGCCGCTCTACGACTTCTTCTCGGCACTCTTCTTTGCGTCGCTCGGGGTGGCGGCCCCCCAGCCGGCCCCTGTCCTCTTCGGCCACGCGGCCCTTTTCGCGGGAGCGGTGCTGGTGCTGACGCCCCTGATTGTCGCCGTCGTGGGGGCGTGGGCCGGGCTTGTGGCCCAGTCCGCCCTGGAGAGTGGCCTCCTGCTCGCCCAGACGAGTGAGCTCTCGCTGGTCGTGGGCCTGCAGGCCCTCGTGGCCGGCCAAATTGGGGGGGAGGTTTTTTCGGTGATCGTCCTGACTACGGTCTTCACGATGATGCTCACCCCGCTGCTCACGAGCGAGACGGTGGTGTGGGAGCTCGTGCGGTGGCACCCTTCGCGTCAGTCAGACGTTCTGTCCGAGGTACCAAGCAACCATGTGCTCGTCGTGGGCGGCGGACGAAGCGCCCGCCCCCTGCTTCGGCTGCTTCGGGAGTCCAAATACGAGGCCGTCGTGGTGGACGAGGACCCCACCGTGGTGGATCGCCTCCGCGACCAGGGCGTGCGCTGTGTGCGCGGCGACGGCAGCGATCGGGCGGTTCTGCTGAAGGCCGGGGGGGCGCAGGCCCGCATCGTAGTGTCCCTTCTCCGTAACCCAAAGGCCGTCGAGTCGTTGCTGGACTACGTCGGCGACACCGTTCCCATTCTGGTGCGCGTCTTCGAGGATCACGAGGCCGAGTGGGTTGAGGCCCGGGGCGGGACCCCCATCCGCTTCGCCCACGCGGCGAGCGATGCGTTCATGGAGTGGTTCCGGCGGGCGCAATCGGCGCGGAGCAAGCAGCCCCCCTCGGGGACGTAG